A genomic region of Azoarcus sp. KH32C contains the following coding sequences:
- a CDS encoding NYN domain-containing protein — MASSHDSVSMAVFCDFENVALGVRDAKYEKFDIKPVLERLLLKGSIVVKKAYCDWERYKGFKAVMHEANFELIEIPHVRQSGKNSADIRLVVDALDLCYTKSHVNTFVIISGDSDFSPLVSKLRENAKQVIGVGVKQSTSDLLIANCDEFIFYDDLVRESQRTAAKRSDTREAQPQAKRTPEEEKRRKEESEARKMRAIEIAVETFDALVAERGDSGVRIWASMLKEAIKRRNPGFNESYYGFRAFGNLLEEAQAHGLLEFGRDEKSGAYVYRSNSGSARASVAEPVIGSAAMVEAPSTGGALVGEAAVDAMAHVPAEPAAEAAHPAESTRHEPRRKSRGGRKTTGKKPESPAVVPTAQPEPDVAAASVVEVAPPVEPRPVEAQPAETSPMQAGPAEPGIGETVRQEPRRKSRGGRKPAARKAETAIEQPSLAPAVPEPTAALVAAEVRPGTQEAVMTNEAVPAATEAATAKPAKSAKSTKKPGTRSRRPRKVELPPDAS; from the coding sequence ATGGCTTCATCCCACGACAGCGTCAGCATGGCAGTGTTCTGCGACTTCGAGAACGTCGCGCTCGGCGTGCGCGATGCCAAGTACGAGAAATTCGACATCAAACCGGTGCTGGAGCGCCTGCTGCTCAAGGGCAGCATCGTCGTCAAGAAGGCCTACTGCGACTGGGAGCGCTACAAGGGCTTCAAGGCGGTGATGCACGAGGCGAACTTCGAGCTGATCGAAATCCCGCACGTGCGCCAGTCGGGCAAGAATTCGGCCGACATCCGCCTCGTCGTCGATGCGCTCGACCTTTGCTACACCAAATCCCACGTCAATACCTTCGTCATCATCAGCGGCGATTCCGATTTCTCGCCGCTGGTGTCGAAGTTGCGCGAGAACGCGAAGCAGGTGATCGGCGTCGGCGTCAAGCAATCGACTTCCGACCTGCTGATCGCGAACTGCGACGAATTCATCTTCTACGACGACCTCGTGCGCGAGAGCCAGCGCACCGCGGCCAAGCGCAGCGATACGCGCGAAGCCCAGCCGCAAGCGAAGCGCACGCCCGAAGAGGAAAAGCGCCGCAAGGAGGAAAGCGAAGCGCGCAAGATGCGTGCGATCGAGATCGCCGTCGAAACCTTCGATGCGCTGGTGGCGGAGCGCGGCGACAGCGGCGTGCGCATCTGGGCGTCGATGCTGAAGGAGGCGATCAAGCGCCGCAACCCGGGCTTCAACGAGTCCTACTACGGCTTCCGCGCCTTCGGCAACCTGCTGGAGGAGGCGCAGGCGCACGGACTGCTCGAATTCGGGCGCGACGAGAAATCCGGCGCCTATGTGTATCGCAGCAATTCGGGCTCCGCGCGCGCCTCCGTGGCCGAACCGGTCATTGGATCTGCGGCAATGGTCGAGGCTCCGTCGACGGGCGGGGCGCTCGTCGGCGAAGCCGCGGTCGACGCGATGGCACATGTGCCGGCCGAGCCGGCCGCGGAGGCAGCGCATCCTGCTGAGAGCACGCGCCATGAGCCTCGCCGCAAGAGCCGTGGCGGGCGCAAGACGACGGGCAAGAAGCCCGAGAGCCCGGCTGTCGTTCCGACAGCGCAGCCCGAGCCCGATGTTGCGGCGGCATCGGTCGTCGAGGTCGCGCCACCGGTCGAGCCGCGCCCGGTCGAGGCTCAGCCGGCGGAGACCAGCCCGATGCAGGCCGGCCCTGCGGAGCCAGGCATCGGCGAGACCGTGCGCCAGGAGCCGCGTCGGAAGAGCCGCGGCGGCCGCAAGCCGGCAGCACGCAAGGCCGAGACGGCAATCGAACAGCCGTCCCTGGCCCCGGCCGTCCCGGAGCCGACCGCCGCGCTGGTGGCGGCCGAAGTCCGGCCCGGTACCCAGGAGGCCGTCATGACGAATGAAGCGGTGCCCGCCGCGACCGAGGCGGCGACGGCCAAGCCTGCGA
- a CDS encoding NAD(P)/FAD-dependent oxidoreductase: MQAVECVVIGAGVVGLACARALAQAGREVVILERETAIGTGISARNSEVIHAGLYYPPGSLKARLCVEGRQALYQYCAEHGVAHARCGKLLVATKPEQTEALRQIGARAAANGVADLVELDRAQIRELEPALDAHAALLSPSTGIVDSHGLMLALLGDAERHGAMLALASPVLGGRRDGNGIVLRVGGEDEMEIRARWVINAAGLDAVALGHTIGGAAPEALPKAWFARGVYFTLNGKAPFSRLIYPIPEPGGLGVHLTLDLGGQAKFGPDVEWIEKPDYSVDPGRAERFYTAIRAWWPQLEDGRLSPGYAGVRPKIAGPGMPDADFRIDGPAQHGVAGLIHLFGIESPGLTSALAIAQHVVAILADRQAA; encoded by the coding sequence ATGCAGGCGGTGGAATGCGTGGTGATCGGTGCGGGCGTCGTGGGCCTGGCGTGTGCGCGTGCGCTGGCGCAAGCCGGCCGCGAGGTCGTCATCCTCGAACGCGAGACGGCGATCGGCACCGGCATCAGCGCACGGAACAGCGAGGTGATCCACGCCGGCCTCTACTACCCGCCCGGCTCGCTGAAAGCCCGCCTGTGCGTCGAGGGCCGACAGGCCTTGTACCAGTACTGCGCCGAACATGGCGTCGCCCATGCGCGCTGCGGCAAGCTCTTGGTTGCGACCAAGCCGGAGCAGACGGAAGCCCTGCGCCAGATCGGCGCGCGCGCCGCAGCAAACGGCGTCGCAGACCTGGTCGAACTGGATCGCGCGCAGATTCGCGAGCTCGAACCGGCGCTCGACGCCCATGCCGCGCTGCTGTCGCCCTCGACCGGCATCGTCGACAGCCACGGGCTGATGCTCGCCCTGCTCGGCGACGCGGAGCGTCATGGCGCGATGCTGGCACTCGCAAGCCCGGTACTCGGCGGACGCCGCGACGGCAACGGCATCGTGCTGCGCGTCGGCGGCGAGGACGAGATGGAAATCCGGGCGCGCTGGGTGATCAACGCCGCCGGCCTCGATGCGGTCGCGCTCGGCCATACGATCGGCGGCGCGGCGCCGGAAGCGCTGCCCAAGGCGTGGTTCGCGCGCGGCGTCTATTTCACGCTGAACGGCAAGGCGCCGTTCTCGCGGCTGATCTACCCGATCCCCGAGCCGGGCGGCCTCGGCGTGCATCTCACGCTCGATCTCGGAGGACAGGCAAAGTTCGGCCCGGACGTCGAATGGATCGAGAAGCCGGACTACTCGGTCGATCCCGGCCGTGCCGAACGTTTCTACACTGCGATCCGCGCCTGGTGGCCGCAACTGGAGGACGGCCGCCTTTCGCCCGGCTATGCCGGCGTACGCCCGAAGATCGCCGGCCCGGGCATGCCGGATGCCGACTTCCGCATCGACGGGCCGGCGCAGCACGGTGTCGCCGGGCTGATCCACCTTTTCGGGATCGAATCGCCGGGACTGACGTCGGCGCTGGCGATCGCGCAGCACGTCGTAGCGATCCTTGCCGACCGGCAAGCAGCCTGA
- a CDS encoding ATP-binding cassette domain-containing protein, which produces MDTLAATGSEYAIETSALTRNFGTFCALDRLDLRISHRCIFGLLGPNGAGKSTTIKILTTLLDATSGSATVAGFDVARKPMEVRRRIGYVPQLLSADGGLTAMENLVLSASLYGLRGEVRDERIREALAFSDLESVADKLVRMFSGGMIRRLEIAQATLHRPEVLFLDEPTIGLDPVARRSVWERLLELKATTGMTILLTTHDMEEADYLCDELAILHRGRLAVVGRPAELKGQLGPDATLSDVFVAHSGVRIEEGGHYREIRETRGTARRLG; this is translated from the coding sequence ATGGACACCCTCGCCGCCACCGGATCCGAATATGCAATCGAGACGAGCGCACTGACCCGCAACTTCGGGACATTCTGCGCCTTGGACAGGCTCGATTTGCGGATATCGCATCGTTGCATCTTCGGGCTGCTGGGCCCGAATGGCGCCGGCAAGAGCACCACCATCAAGATCCTGACAACGCTGCTCGACGCGACCTCGGGCTCGGCCACCGTCGCGGGGTTCGATGTCGCACGCAAGCCGATGGAGGTGCGCCGCCGCATCGGCTACGTACCGCAACTGCTGTCCGCCGACGGCGGGCTGACGGCGATGGAAAACCTGGTGCTGTCGGCGAGCCTCTATGGCTTGCGCGGCGAGGTCCGGGATGAACGCATCCGCGAGGCGCTCGCCTTTTCGGACCTGGAGTCGGTGGCCGACAAGCTTGTCAGGATGTTCTCGGGAGGAATGATCCGACGCCTCGAAATCGCCCAGGCCACCCTGCACCGCCCCGAGGTGCTGTTTCTCGACGAGCCGACGATCGGGCTCGATCCCGTCGCGCGGCGGTCGGTTTGGGAGCGTCTGCTGGAACTCAAGGCGACCACCGGCATGACGATCCTGCTGACGACGCACGACATGGAAGAGGCCGATTACCTCTGCGACGAGCTCGCGATTCTTCACCGCGGGCGTCTCGCCGTGGTCGGCCGGCCCGCCGAGCTCAAGGGCCAGCTGGGCCCCGACGCGACCCTGAGCGACGTGTTCGTCGCACACAGCGGCGTGCGTATCGAAGAAGGCGGCCACTATCGCGAGATCCGCGAAACCCGGGGCACGGCCCGGCGGCTGGGCTAG